From a region of the Mauremys mutica isolate MM-2020 ecotype Southern chromosome 12, ASM2049712v1, whole genome shotgun sequence genome:
- the LOC123345764 gene encoding C-type lectin domain family 2 member D-like, which yields MLSGHRSRLTAAVWGTSGGHGAVLGFFGLEPRRNGKKCTVALAVALAVVSSAFIATVSSVLLITKSSDDPVSCVLLSPGPPLIPSRGPPSVPSCLEGWVGYRGKCYYFSNEEKNWDSSQHFCSSFNASLAVIDTQQEKDFMMRYANLAEHWIGLRRESGQPWKWVNGTIFSQQLFEVRAEGDCAYLSDVFVSSSRCYSLRNGICSKPDAYKKGKENAMERDYVHV from the exons ATGCTCTCAGGGCACCGATCCCGGCTCACAGCTGCTGTCTGGGGCACCAGCggtggccatggggctgtgcTGGGGTTTTTTGGGCTGG AACCTCGTCGTAATGGCAAGAAATGCACAGTCGCCCTTGCAGTCGCCCTTGCAGTTGTGTCCTCAGCTTTCATCGCTACTGTTTCATCAG tgctCCTAATCACAAAATCTTCAGATGATCCAGTCTCCTGCGTTCTCCTGTCTCCGGGGCCCCCTTTAATCCCCTCTCGGGGGCccccttctgtccccagctgccTGGAGGGATGGGTCGGATACCGAGGGAAATGCTACTATTTCTCAAACGAAGAAAAGAACTGGGATTCTAGCCAGCACTTCTGCTCTTCGTTCAATGCTTCCCTGGCAGTGATTGACACCCAGCAGGAAAAG GATTTCATGATGCGCTATGCAAACCTCGCTGAGCACTGGATTGGCctcagaagagaatcaggccagcCCTGGAAATGGGTGAACGGAACTATATTCAGCCAGCAGCT ATTTGAAGTAAGAGCAGAAGGGGATTGCGCATATTTGAGTGATGTCTTCGTGAGCTCTTCAAGGTGTTATTCTCTGAGAAATGGGATCTGCAGCAAACCTGATGCATataaaaagggaaaggaaaatgCAATGGAGCGGGACTATGTACACGTTTAA